From uncultured Pseudodesulfovibrio sp.:
AGAGTCTTAACACCAAGCTCCAGTGCTTTGAGGTTCACGGCCTGAATTTTGGCAGGGAGGTTCGCCTTGATGGCGGCTTCCAGCGCTTCGGGGCCGAAGGGCAGTTTGCCTGCCGCGCACAGAGCGCCGAGCATGGCAACGTTGCCGGATTGGACGGCACCGGCTTCGAGGCCGATGGTCTGGTTTGCCATGTAGTATGCATGGTCAGTGCAGGCGGCGACCGCTTTTTTTATGTCGTCGATGGTCGGACATTCCTGATTGCCCATGGCCACGGCCAGAGGCGGAATGAATTCGGTTGATGAGACCACGAGGCCACCTTTTCTCAAGTAGGGCAAGGCACGCATGGTTTCCATAGGTTCAAATCCGAGCAGGATATCGGCTTCGCCATGCCCAAGTTTGGGCGACTTGCAACCGATAAGTACTGTGGATTCAACCACGCCACCGCGCTGGGCCATACCGTGAATCTCGCCGGAAGTGACGGGCAATCCCTGGCTGAGCACGGTCTGAGCGAGCAGTGTGGTGGCGGTCAGGGTTCCCTGTCCGCCCACGCCGGTCATGAATATGCGAATTTTCTTGGTATCGGTCATGTTAGCTGCCTCTCTTCTTGGCTTTGATATGTCCGCAGACCTGCAGGCAGAGCATACAGCCGTTGCACAGCATCGGGTTGACTGCGGCCTTGCCGCCTTCCTTGTACATGGCAGGGCAGGCAAGTTTGTCCAGACAGTCGAATCGACCGGTGCAGGATTCGGCGACGTAAGCCACCTGCGGGGCGACCTTCTTGTAGACTCTGCGAGTGAAGAGGGGACATGGCTCTTTCGCGATAAGCACGCGTACGCCGGACAATTCCTTCAATTCTTCAAAGGCAGCCAGAGTCTTTTTCTGGTTGAACGGATTAACCGTGCGCACTTCGGTAACGCCCAGTCCGCGTACAGCGGACTCGATGTCCAGCGGATGGTCGTTTTCACCGAGAACCGTGCGATCAACGCCGGGGTTCGGCTGATGGCCGGTCATGGCAGTGGTGCGGTTATCCAGAACAACCAAGAGAATGTCGTGCTGGTTGAAGACCGCATTGGCAACGCCGCTCAGGCCGGAATGGAAGAACGTGGAATCGCCGATGAAAGCGACCACGGTCTGCCCGGAAGCTTTGGCAACGCCGCCGCCTGCAGAGATGGAAGAACCCATGCAAACGAGGAAGTCTGCCGCCTGAAGCGGGGGCAGGATGCCGAGCGTGTAACATCCGATGTCGGAAGAGTAGACGGCATCATCGCCGAAAACTTTTTTGGCTGCGAAGTATGTGCCGCGATGCGGGCAACCAGCACAAAGGTTCGGCGGACGACCCGGCAGTTCGGGCAGGTCACAGTCACAGGCTTCAACCGGTGCTTCGCCGAGAATTGTACGAATGACATTTTCCACCATGGTGACGGAAAATTCACCGAATCGAGGCAGTACGTCTTTGCCGAGGATTTCGATGGACACTTCGTTTTGCTGGGCCAGAACGCGGAATTCGTTTTCCACGACCGGTTCCAACTCTTCGACCACCAGAATCTTTTTCACGGACTTGATGAAGTCCAGACATTTTTTCTCGGGCAGAGGATAGGGGAAACCGAGCTGGAGGACGGAAACCTTGTCGGCAAGGCCTGCATTGTCCAGAGCGTCGGCAACGTATGCGCTGGAAATACCAGAGCAGACAATGCCCAATTCGCCGGAGCCGGTTATTGTGTTATATACGGAATTTTCGGCTTCTTCACGAAGAGCCTCAATGCGGTCCAACAGGGCCAGATGCATGGGGCGGGAAAATGCCGGGATGGGAACGAATTTGGATGGGTTACGTTTAAACCCTTCAGCCTTGCCCGGATCGGGAGCGGGACCGAATTCAACCGAGCCGCGGAGGTGGTTGACGCGGGTCGTGGTCCGAAGCAGGAGCGGTGCGCCGTGCTTTTTGGACAGACGCAGGCCGTCGCGAGTCATGTCTTTGGCTTCCTGAGCCGTGGAAGGCTCGAGAATGGGCATGCCAGCGATGCGTGCGTAAATGCGGTTGTCCTGTTCGTTCTGGCTGGAGTGACAGCCCGGATCGTCAGCAGAAAGCAGAACCATGCCACCGGGAGCGCCGGTGTAGCAGAGCGTCATGAGCGGGTCAGCCGCCACGTTCACGCCAACGTGCTTCATGGTGCACAGGGTCATGGCCCCGGCCAGAGTCGCGCCACCGGCGACCTCAAGGGCCACCTTTTCGTTGACGGAGTACTCAAAATAGTATTTGCCGTCCGGGGAAATGCGATAGAATGTATCGGGAACTTCCGAGGACGGAGTGCCTGGGTAGCAGGAAACCACCTGAATGCCAGCTTCAATGGCACCACGGACAATGGCTTCGTTACCAAGCAGCAGGTGGGTTTCACCGGGAGTGTCGCCCAAGAGCGGATTTGCCATATTACCTCTCCATATATGCGCTGTATGCGCGGTTACTTGGATTCAAGCTGGGAAATTTTGTAGTCGATGAACGGTTTGTCAGCGACGTCTTTTTCAGCAAGCTTTTTGTATGCGGCCAGAGCTTCAACAGTATCACCGGCGGTTTCGGCTGCCAGAGCGAGCTGGCGGTAGACGGGCACGGTGTATGCGTCGGAAGCAATGCCGACCAGTTCTTTCATTTCGGTCAGGGCGTCAGCACCTTTTCCTTCGAGAAGGAGGGCTTTGGCCTTGCCCATGCGGGCGGTAAATTGCATGTCTTCATTGGTTTCGCCAATCAGCATGCCCCAGTACGTCACGGCTTTGGAATATTCGCCAAAAGTCATGCTGGCCTGAGCAATTTCCAGAACAACAGCGGGCTTCACGGAAGCGGGAACAGTGTTGAGCAGAGTTTCCAGTTTTTCAATCTGGTCTTTATTCCGAGTTTCTACAAGAATGACGCCGAGTTCGGCCTGTGCTGTTGCTTTGGCCTTGGTGGCATAAGCATTGTAGCCCGCATAGATTGCGGTCACGCCAATGATGACGCTGACAGCGAGGATGAGCTGTTTTTGATACTTGAAGGCGGCTTCGAGGATGGGGTGCATGGACTGCGGTGCCCGGGACTCGATGTCGGTAAGCACGTCCTGTTGTGTGGTCTTGTTGTCAGCCATTGTTTTTTTGTTCCTCCATGAAGGGAATTTGCTTGCGCGAAGGCCGGGAAGCTAGGCCCGACAACGCAAAGGGCTTGATAAGCAAAATTGTAAAAAAGGTCAAAGCCTATTTTGAAATCAGGGCTGAAAATCGGATAAATTGCCGTTTTTAGAGGGTGGTTTGCGATGCAAAATGACAAAAAGAGTAAAATTGACAGTGCTCGGAGGTCAAAAGTGTTCAGGGTGTTGCCATTGTCGGGTTTGACTTTATCCCATGGTGAGGGTTAGCAAAAAAGATCCGTCGAAGAAGAATTTTCTTCGGCGACGATTTAGAACGTAATTTTAAGGAGCATATATGGACATTCGTGAGCAAATGGTGGAAATGGGCAAGCGGGCTAAAGTGGCATCTCGGGGACTGGCAAATGCCTCCGGTAAGGCCAAACAGGACGCTTTGTTGATTTTGGCTGACCTGTTGCAGTCCGAGGCCGAAGCCATAGCCGTTGCCAACAAGAAGGACCTTGATGCCGCCGTCGAAAGAGGACTGGACAAGGCCCGTGTACAGCGTTTGACCATCAGTGAGAAGGTGCTTAATTCCATGATTCAGGGCTGCCGAGAGGTGGCTGCCATGGCTGATCCCGTGGGTGAAATCGAGTCCATGATCAAGCGCCCCAACGGTATGTTGGTTGGACGTATGCGTGTCCCTCTCGGCGTGGTCGCCATGATTTACGAATCCCGTCCCAATGCGACTGTGGATGCCGGTATTCTTTGCCTCAAGGCAGGGAACGCTGTCATACTGCGCGGTGGGTCCGAGGCGTTTCATTCCAATAAATTTTTGGCTGATCTCATGCATACTGCCTTGGAGCAGGCCGGTCTGCCTCAGGATGCGGTGCAGGTGCCGCCCACCACGGACCGTGAAGCCGTGGCCGAGATGCTCAAGCTTGATGAATATATTGATGTGGTTATTCCGCGCGGTGGAGAAGGTCTCATTCGTGCCGTGACCAGTCAGGCCACCATGCCTGTTCTCAAACATTACAAGGGCGTGTGCCAGATGTTTGCGGACGCTTCCTGCGATATTAATAAGGCAGTGCCTATCATTGAAAATTCCAAAATGCAGTACCCCAGCGGTTGTAATGCGTTGGAATGCCTGCTTGTTCATAAGGATGTGGCTGATGTCTTGTTGCCCAAGGTTGCTCAGACCATCGGCCCTAACGGTGTGAAGTTCAAGGCATGTGAAAAGTCTTTGCCTCTTTTGGGTGAGTTTGCCGAACCCGCCGTTGATACTGATTGGGGTTTCGAGTTTCTTGATTTGATTTTGGCTGTAAAGGTCGTGGATGATCTGGATGAGGCCATGGACTATATCGCGGAATATGGTTCCAATCATACCGAATCAATTTTGTCAGAGAACTATGAACACTGCATGCGTTTCATTCGTGAAGTGGACGCCTCGCTGGTCGTGGCCAATGCAAGTACCCGATTCAATGACGGTGG
This genomic window contains:
- a CDS encoding indolepyruvate oxidoreductase subunit beta, translating into MTDTKKIRIFMTGVGGQGTLTATTLLAQTVLSQGLPVTSGEIHGMAQRGGVVESTVLIGCKSPKLGHGEADILLGFEPMETMRALPYLRKGGLVVSSTEFIPPLAVAMGNQECPTIDDIKKAVAACTDHAYYMANQTIGLEAGAVQSGNVAMLGALCAAGKLPFGPEALEAAIKANLPAKIQAVNLKALELGVKTLNA
- the iorA gene encoding indolepyruvate ferredoxin oxidoreductase subunit alpha translates to MANPLLGDTPGETHLLLGNEAIVRGAIEAGIQVVSCYPGTPSSEVPDTFYRISPDGKYYFEYSVNEKVALEVAGGATLAGAMTLCTMKHVGVNVAADPLMTLCYTGAPGGMVLLSADDPGCHSSQNEQDNRIYARIAGMPILEPSTAQEAKDMTRDGLRLSKKHGAPLLLRTTTRVNHLRGSVEFGPAPDPGKAEGFKRNPSKFVPIPAFSRPMHLALLDRIEALREEAENSVYNTITGSGELGIVCSGISSAYVADALDNAGLADKVSVLQLGFPYPLPEKKCLDFIKSVKKILVVEELEPVVENEFRVLAQQNEVSIEILGKDVLPRFGEFSVTMVENVIRTILGEAPVEACDCDLPELPGRPPNLCAGCPHRGTYFAAKKVFGDDAVYSSDIGCYTLGILPPLQAADFLVCMGSSISAGGGVAKASGQTVVAFIGDSTFFHSGLSGVANAVFNQHDILLVVLDNRTTAMTGHQPNPGVDRTVLGENDHPLDIESAVRGLGVTEVRTVNPFNQKKTLAAFEELKELSGVRVLIAKEPCPLFTRRVYKKVAPQVAYVAESCTGRFDCLDKLACPAMYKEGGKAAVNPMLCNGCMLCLQVCGHIKAKKRGS
- a CDS encoding transcriptional regulator yields the protein MADNKTTQQDVLTDIESRAPQSMHPILEAAFKYQKQLILAVSVIIGVTAIYAGYNAYATKAKATAQAELGVILVETRNKDQIEKLETLLNTVPASVKPAVVLEIAQASMTFGEYSKAVTYWGMLIGETNEDMQFTARMGKAKALLLEGKGADALTEMKELVGIASDAYTVPVYRQLALAAETAGDTVEALAAYKKLAEKDVADKPFIDYKISQLESK
- a CDS encoding glutamate-5-semialdehyde dehydrogenase; the protein is MDIREQMVEMGKRAKVASRGLANASGKAKQDALLILADLLQSEAEAIAVANKKDLDAAVERGLDKARVQRLTISEKVLNSMIQGCREVAAMADPVGEIESMIKRPNGMLVGRMRVPLGVVAMIYESRPNATVDAGILCLKAGNAVILRGGSEAFHSNKFLADLMHTALEQAGLPQDAVQVPPTTDREAVAEMLKLDEYIDVVIPRGGEGLIRAVTSQATMPVLKHYKGVCQMFADASCDINKAVPIIENSKMQYPSGCNALECLLVHKDVADVLLPKVAQTIGPNGVKFKACEKSLPLLGEFAEPAVDTDWGFEFLDLILAVKVVDDLDEAMDYIAEYGSNHTESILSENYEHCMRFIREVDASLVVANASTRFNDGGQLGLGAEIGISTSKLHAYGPMGIKELTSAKFVLMGEGQIRE